One genomic window of Equus caballus isolate H_3958 breed thoroughbred chromosome 6, TB-T2T, whole genome shotgun sequence includes the following:
- the C6H12orf54 gene encoding uncharacterized protein C12orf54 homolog — translation MAQHVFQDQERKARRTSRQQERKSIEDRMRPTEAQLTITETLWDQVLTAFRDIQKELQEDARIRGMSSCSVTRTSSASRTVSMRPRDSGMTLQSGRLLPSTRKQPSGAQVHNLRSQHPDQSAYYPGL, via the exons ATGGCACAGCATGTCTTCCAGgatcaagaaagaaaagcaagaaggaCCTCCAGGCAGCAGGAAAG AAAATCCATTGAAGACAGAATGAGACCAACG GAAGCACAGTTAACAATCACTGAAACCCTGTGGGACCAG gTGCTAACAGCTTTTAGGGATATACAAAAGGAG ctGCAGGAAGATGCTCGGATTCGAG GAATGAGCAGCTGCTCCGTGACACGCACATCATCTGCATCCAGGACTGT AAGCATGAGGCCTCGGGATTCTGGGATGACCCTACAGTCAGGAAGATTGCTGCCAAGCACTAGAAAACAGCcttcaggggcccaggtccaCAATCTGAGAAGCCAGCACCCTGATCAATCAGCTTACTACCCTGGACTCTAA